One window of the Pseudomonas sp. S04 genome contains the following:
- the gatA gene encoding Asp-tRNA(Asn)/Glu-tRNA(Gln) amidotransferase subunit GatA: protein MHQLTLAEIARGLADKKFSSEELTKVLLARIAQLDPQLNSFISLTEELALQQAQAADARRAKGETGALLGAPIAHKDLFCTQGIRTSCGSKMLDNFKAPYDATVVAKLAAAGAVTLGKTNMDEFAMGSANESSYYGAVKNPWNLEHVPGGSSGGSAAAVAARLLPAATATDTGGSIRQPAAFTNLTGLKPTYGRVSRWGMIAYASSLDQGGPLARTAEDCAILLQGMAGFDANDSTSIDEPVPDYSASLNGSLQGLRIGVPKEYFSEGLDPRIAELIHNSVKELQKLGAVVKEISLPNMQHAIPAYYVIAPAEASSNLSRFDGVRFGYRCEDPKDLTDLYKRSRGEGFGPEVQRRIMVGAYALSAGYYDAYYLKAQKIRRLVKNDFMAAFNEVDIILGPTTPNPAWKLGAKNSDPVAAYLEDVYTITANLAGLPGLSMPAGFVDGLPVGVQLLAPYFQEGRLLNVAHQYQLHTDWHTRTPTGF from the coding sequence ATGCATCAATTGACTCTGGCCGAGATCGCCCGCGGACTCGCCGACAAGAAGTTTTCCTCCGAAGAGCTGACCAAGGTTCTGCTGGCGCGTATCGCCCAGCTGGACCCGCAGCTCAACAGCTTCATCAGCCTCACCGAAGAGCTGGCGCTGCAGCAGGCGCAAGCCGCCGACGCACGCCGCGCCAAGGGTGAGACCGGGGCCTTGCTGGGCGCGCCGATCGCCCACAAGGACCTGTTCTGCACCCAGGGTATCCGCACCAGCTGCGGCTCGAAGATGCTCGACAACTTCAAGGCCCCGTACGACGCCACCGTGGTCGCCAAGCTGGCCGCCGCCGGCGCCGTGACCCTGGGCAAGACCAACATGGACGAATTCGCCATGGGCTCGGCCAACGAGTCGAGCTACTACGGCGCCGTGAAGAACCCGTGGAACCTGGAGCACGTGCCAGGCGGCTCGTCCGGTGGTTCGGCCGCCGCCGTTGCCGCGCGCCTGCTGCCAGCGGCCACCGCCACCGACACCGGTGGATCTATCCGACAGCCGGCAGCCTTCACCAACCTCACCGGGCTGAAACCGACGTACGGTCGTGTTTCGCGCTGGGGCATGATCGCCTACGCATCCAGCCTCGATCAGGGTGGCCCGTTGGCCCGCACCGCCGAAGACTGCGCAATTTTGTTGCAAGGTATGGCTGGCTTCGATGCGAACGACTCCACCAGCATCGACGAACCCGTGCCGGACTACAGCGCCAGCCTCAACGGCTCGCTGCAAGGCCTGCGCATCGGCGTGCCGAAAGAGTACTTCAGCGAAGGTCTCGACCCGCGTATCGCCGAACTGATCCATAACAGCGTCAAGGAGCTGCAGAAGCTCGGTGCCGTGGTCAAGGAAATCAGCCTGCCGAACATGCAGCACGCGATCCCTGCGTACTACGTGATCGCGCCCGCCGAAGCCTCTTCCAACCTGTCGCGGTTCGACGGCGTGCGCTTTGGCTATCGTTGTGAAGACCCGAAAGACCTGACCGACCTGTACAAGCGTTCGCGCGGTGAAGGTTTCGGTCCAGAAGTCCAGCGCCGGATCATGGTCGGTGCCTACGCCCTGTCGGCCGGTTACTACGACGCCTACTACCTGAAGGCGCAAAAGATCCGCCGCCTGGTCAAGAACGACTTCATGGCTGCGTTCAATGAGGTCGACATCATCCTCGGCCCAACCACGCCGAACCCGGCCTGGAAACTCGGCGCCAAGAACAGCGACCCGGTCGCTGCGTACCTGGAAGACGTCTACACCATCACCGCCAACCTCGCGGGCCTGCCAGGCCTGTCGATGCCAGCCGGTTTTGTCGATGGCTTGCCGGTCGGCGTGCAACTGCTCGCCCCGTACTTCCAGGAAGGCCGCTTGCTCAACGTTGCGCACCAGTATCAGTTGCACACTGACTGGCACACCCGCACCCCGACAGGCTTCTGA
- the gatC gene encoding Asp-tRNA(Asn)/Glu-tRNA(Gln) amidotransferase subunit GatC — MALERSDVEKIAHLACLGLNEADLPQITSALNSILGLVDEMQAVDTDGIEPLAHPLEASQRLRADVVTESNHREAYQSIAPAVENGLYLVPKVID; from the coding sequence ATGGCGCTTGAACGCTCCGACGTGGAAAAAATCGCTCATTTGGCCTGTCTTGGCCTCAATGAAGCCGATCTTCCACAAATCACTTCGGCCCTGAACAGCATTCTCGGGCTGGTCGACGAAATGCAGGCGGTCGATACCGACGGTATCGAACCGCTGGCCCACCCCCTGGAAGCCAGCCAGCGCCTGCGTGCAGACGTTGTGACCGAGTCCAATCACCGCGAGGCCTATCAGTCCATCGCACCAGCGGTCGAAAACGGCCTGTACCTGGTTCCGAAAGTCATCGACTAA
- the mreB gene encoding rod shape-determining protein MreB — MFKKLRGMFSSDLSIDLGTANTLIYVRERGIVLNEPSVVAIRTHGNQKSVVAVGTEAKRMLGRTPGNIAAIRPMKDGVIADFSVCEKMLQYFINKVHENSFLQPSPRVLICVPCKSTQVERRAIRESALGAGAREVFLIEEPMAAAIGAGLPVEEARGSMVVDIGGGTTEIALISLNGVVYAESVRVGGDRFDEAIITYVRRNYGSLIGESTAERIKQEIGTAYPGGEVREVDVRGRNLAEGVPRAFTLNSNEVLEALQESLATIVQAVKSALEQSPPELASDIAERGLVLTGGGALLRDLDKLLAQETGLPVIVAEDPLTCVARGGGRALEMMDKHTMDLLSSE, encoded by the coding sequence ATGTTCAAGAAACTGCGTGGCATGTTTTCCAGCGATCTTTCCATTGACCTGGGCACTGCCAACACCCTTATTTACGTGCGTGAGCGCGGTATCGTCCTGAATGAGCCATCGGTTGTGGCCATTCGGACGCACGGTAACCAGAAAAGTGTTGTTGCTGTCGGCACGGAAGCCAAGCGCATGCTGGGCCGTACACCGGGCAACATTGCTGCCATTCGTCCGATGAAGGACGGCGTGATCGCCGACTTCAGCGTTTGCGAAAAGATGCTTCAGTATTTCATCAACAAGGTTCACGAAAACAGCTTCCTGCAGCCTAGCCCTCGCGTGTTGATCTGCGTTCCTTGCAAATCCACCCAGGTTGAGCGCCGCGCCATCCGTGAGTCGGCCCTGGGGGCTGGTGCCCGTGAAGTATTCCTGATCGAAGAGCCAATGGCCGCGGCCATCGGTGCCGGCCTGCCGGTTGAAGAAGCTCGCGGTTCGATGGTGGTCGATATCGGTGGCGGTACCACTGAAATTGCGCTGATCTCCCTCAATGGTGTGGTCTACGCCGAATCCGTACGGGTTGGCGGCGACCGTTTCGACGAAGCGATCATCACCTACGTGCGCCGCAACTACGGCAGCCTGATCGGTGAGTCCACCGCCGAGCGCATCAAGCAGGAAATCGGTACTGCCTACCCAGGCGGTGAAGTACGCGAAGTCGATGTTCGCGGCCGTAACCTGGCGGAAGGCGTTCCACGTGCCTTTACCCTGAACTCCAATGAAGTGCTCGAAGCCCTGCAAGAGTCGCTGGCGACTATCGTCCAGGCGGTAAAAAGCGCGCTGGAGCAATCGCCGCCGGAACTGGCGTCCGATATCGCCGAGCGTGGCCTGGTACTGACCGGTGGTGGCGCCTTGCTGCGTGACCTCGACAAGCTGCTGGCCCAGGAAACCGGGCTGCCGGTGATCGTCGCCGAAGATCCGCTGACGTGTGTTGCTCGCGGCGGTGGCCGTGCATTGGAAATGATGGATAAGCACACCATGGATCTGCTCTCCAGCGAGTAA
- the mreC gene encoding rod shape-determining protein MreC — protein sequence MKPLFTKGPSLGVRFLVLAVLSVALMVVDARFDVLKPARSQMSLVLMDAYWVTDLPERLWQGVSSQFGSRTELVAENEKLKTENLLLQGRMQKLAALTEQNVRLRELLNSSALVNEKVEVAELIGVDPNPFTHRIIINKGERDGVVLGQPVLDARGLMGQVVELMPYTSRVLLLTDTTHSIPVQVNRNGLRAIASGTGNPERLELRHVADTADIKEGDLLVSSGLGQRFPAGYPVATVKEVIHDSGQPFAIVRAVPTAALNRSRYMLLVFSDSRTPEERANEAAQAQDVQDQHVGSAVVVPAPAPAAAPAAAPAAPVAAPATAPKPVTPAKPAKPPVQAAPVKPVVPKPPATTPAATTQGRE from the coding sequence ATTAAACCGCTTTTCACCAAGGGCCCCTCATTGGGCGTGCGCTTTCTGGTGCTGGCTGTGCTATCGGTCGCCTTGATGGTGGTCGATGCCCGTTTTGACGTTCTCAAGCCTGCGCGCAGTCAGATGTCGCTGGTCTTGATGGACGCCTATTGGGTCACCGACCTGCCTGAGCGTTTGTGGCAAGGCGTGAGCAGCCAGTTTGGCAGCCGCACCGAGCTGGTCGCCGAAAACGAAAAACTCAAAACCGAAAACCTGCTGTTGCAGGGACGCATGCAGAAGCTGGCGGCCCTGACCGAGCAGAACGTTCGGCTGCGCGAGTTGCTCAACTCCTCCGCACTGGTCAATGAAAAGGTCGAAGTGGCCGAGTTGATCGGCGTCGATCCCAACCCGTTCACCCATCGCATCATCATCAACAAGGGTGAGCGCGACGGCGTGGTGCTGGGACAGCCGGTGCTCGATGCCCGGGGCCTGATGGGCCAGGTGGTCGAGCTGATGCCCTACACCTCGCGGGTGTTGCTGCTGACCGACACCACCCACAGCATTCCGGTGCAGGTCAACCGTAACGGCTTGCGCGCCATCGCCAGCGGCACCGGCAATCCGGAGCGCCTGGAGTTGCGCCATGTGGCGGACACCGCCGACATCAAGGAAGGCGACCTGTTGGTCAGCTCCGGCCTGGGCCAGCGTTTCCCGGCAGGGTATCCGGTGGCCACGGTCAAGGAAGTGATCCATGACTCGGGCCAGCCGTTCGCCATTGTGCGGGCGGTGCCGACGGCGGCGCTCAACCGCAGCCGCTACATGCTGCTGGTCTTCAGCGACAGCCGTACCCCGGAAGAGCGCGCCAACGAAGCCGCCCAAGCTCAGGACGTGCAGGATCAGCACGTCGGCAGCGCTGTCGTCGTGCCGGCGCCAGCACCTGCTGCTGCCCCGGCGGCAGCGCCTGCAGCACCGGTAGCGGCGCCCGCAACTGCGCCCAAGCCGGTGACGCCGGCCAAGCCAGCAAAACCGCCGGTCCAGGCAGCGCCAGTCAAGCCAGTAGTCCCCAAGCCGCCCGCGACGACACCCGCAGCCACGACCCAGGGTAGAGAATAA
- the mreD gene encoding rod shape-determining protein MreD — MASTRSRNGWMIWLTFAIGLLLSVVPFPHVEILRPMFLALPLAYWALEMPQKVGMLTAFCLGIAQDVLFGTLLGHNALILTLITFLILTLQQRVRMFPMWQQSLVIMVILGLAQLLQLWLSALTGNRQTLAVLLPALISALLWPWVSFGLRGLSRRYKIN; from the coding sequence ATGGCCAGTACCCGTTCCCGTAATGGCTGGATGATCTGGCTGACATTCGCCATTGGCTTGCTGCTCAGCGTCGTGCCCTTTCCCCATGTCGAGATCTTGCGCCCGATGTTCCTCGCCTTGCCGCTGGCCTACTGGGCGCTGGAGATGCCGCAGAAAGTCGGGATGCTCACCGCCTTTTGCCTGGGGATTGCCCAGGACGTGCTGTTTGGCACGTTGCTGGGACACAACGCGTTGATCCTGACCCTGATCACCTTTCTGATCCTGACCCTGCAACAGCGGGTGCGGATGTTCCCGATGTGGCAGCAAAGCCTGGTGATCATGGTGATCCTGGGGCTCGCGCAGTTGCTGCAGCTGTGGCTCAGCGCCTTGACCGGAAACCGCCAGACCCTGGCTGTGCTTTTGCCTGCGCTGATCAGCGCGTTGCTCTGGCCCTGGGTCAGCTTCGGATTGCGTGGGTTGAGCCGCCGCTACAAAATCAACTAA
- a CDS encoding Maf family protein has protein sequence MIALYLASGSPRRRELLTQIGVPFTAISADIDETPLTDESPAAYVERLARGKAQAGYAALSSEQSAAPACVLGADTAVVLDGRILGKPRDQAEAQVMLLGLAGREHEVLTAVAVLDGQRCESRVVRSLVRFRSIDQAEASAYWASGEPHDKAGGYGIQGLGAVFVSGLNGSYSAVVGLPLCETCELLGHFGIPCWQTLIARSAPY, from the coding sequence ATGATTGCGCTCTACCTCGCCTCAGGTTCGCCACGCCGGCGTGAGCTGCTGACGCAGATCGGCGTGCCATTCACCGCCATCAGCGCGGACATCGATGAAACCCCTCTGACAGACGAATCCCCTGCGGCCTATGTCGAGCGCCTGGCGCGCGGCAAGGCCCAGGCGGGTTACGCCGCGCTGAGCAGCGAACAATCCGCCGCCCCGGCGTGCGTGCTGGGCGCCGACACCGCCGTGGTGCTCGACGGGCGGATTCTCGGCAAACCGCGGGATCAAGCCGAGGCGCAGGTGATGTTGCTGGGCCTGGCCGGGCGCGAACATGAAGTGTTAACTGCGGTTGCCGTGCTTGATGGCCAGCGTTGCGAGTCGCGCGTGGTGCGCAGCCTGGTACGTTTTCGCTCCATCGACCAGGCCGAGGCCAGCGCCTACTGGGCCAGCGGCGAGCCCCATGACAAGGCTGGCGGCTATGGTATTCAAGGGCTCGGGGCGGTATTCGTCAGCGGGCTCAATGGCAGCTACTCGGCCGTGGTTGGCCTGCCCCTGTGCGAAACCTGCGAGCTGCTCGGCCATTTCGGCATACCCTGTTGGCAAACCCTTATCGCGCGCTCTGCGCCGTACTGA